From Macrobrachium nipponense isolate FS-2020 chromosome 6, ASM1510439v2, whole genome shotgun sequence, a single genomic window includes:
- the LOC135216898 gene encoding zinc finger protein 62 homolog, which translates to MQLSNRGESEECDVLVLEEKLTEILPSSTTVDQDGLEIFKKNKDNARFRDKTNLKRKENSTCDKKSLSKNKFPRNSRHGGVECTDVPKEKVNENIMTAFSGKPSYMCYECGKVLENNDLLRVHLLNHSNTISKHRDLEHRDLENEVADSQLMVSKTLSQQDSCFPPNSNTLVSSGSAVRCSVTGRDLYGNPLKSSGNFIAFLVIGSGQQISDAKHTIPLKSSNPVDSQVTSKGNRTKHSNSKEAKGNWTKHSNSKEAKGNRTKHSNSKEAEKFHKCEICSKIFKLRGNLKRHIEKLHGQQGFKSKCNSSGSEIKENASEDAGNLVGSQVDCGQVVSNIQREESVRNKSSLLPSDFTKCASGTGEKVAFRNNVDCSSVNLSVCSNMNPRPITLQSSSTASENVSVTKNCPLPDQDNNSKSPYSCPICFKKLAKDYVKIHLSLHQDRPYSCELCKKSYLTQSHLNRHIQKSHMPKEKNLDGSSIENTEKWGIGVEVSESKRDECNVQVDDNDVCPKTDVSLVGNEQKENVNSRTLEKSNQDLGSTAVEGKNSQAGSFLRKSYPMNNVPERCSDVDIINSLDLDVVVLETDRTKNMHNSSKIRENKEKGFGTLRPTSVAPVVTID; encoded by the coding sequence ATGCAGCTTAGTAATAGAGGAGAATCGGAAGAATGCGATGTACTTGTTTTGGAAGAGAAGCTTACTGAAATTCTCCCCTCATCCACAACAGTGGATCAAGATGGAttggaaatatttaagaaaaataaggataatGCAAGATTCAGGGATAAAAccaatttgaaaagaaaagagaacagtacttgtgataaaaaatctttaagtaaaaataaattcccCAGAAACTCAAGGCATGGTGGTGTGGAATGTACGGACGTTCCAAAAGAGAAAGTGAATGAAAACATAATGACAGCGTTTTCAGGAAAGCCTTCATATATGTGCTATGAGTGTGGAAAAGTCCTTGAGAATAATGATCTTTTGAGGGTACATCTGTTAAATCATTCTAATACAATAAGTAAACATAGAGATTTAGAACATAGAGATTTAGAAAATGAAGTTGCTGATTCACAGTTGATGGTGAGCAAGACTTTAAGCCAACAAGATTCTTGTTTTCCTCCTAATTCAAATACTTTAGTATCATCAGGTAGTGCTGTTAGATGCTCAGTTACGGGTAGGGATTTATATGGAAATCCATTGAAAAGTTCAGGTAATTTTATAGCATTTTTGGTGATTGGTAGTGGACAGCAGATTTCAGATGCCAAACATACGATACCTTTGAAAAGTTCAAATCCTGTAGATTCACAAGTGACTTCAAAGGGAAATCGGACAAAGCATTCAAATTCTAAAGAAGCAAAGGGAAATTGGACAAAGCATTCAAATTCTAAAGAAGCAAAGGGAAATCGAACAAAGCATTCAAATTCTAAAGAAGCAGAAAAATTCCATAAATGTGAAATTTGCAGCAAAATATTCAAATTACGTGGTAATTTGAAGCGACACATTGAAAAGTTGCACGGGCAGCAAGGATTCAAAAGCAAGTGTAACTCATCTGGCagtgaaataaaggaaaatgcatcAGAAGATGCTGGAAACTTAGTCGGTAGCCAAGTAGATTGTGGACAAGTCGTATCAAACATTCAAAGAGAAGAGTCAGTAAGAAATAAGTCAAGCCTTTTACCTAGTGATTTTACAAAGTGTGCAAGTGGCACAGGAGAAAAAGTAGCTTTCAGAAATAATGTGGACTGCAGTAGTGTCAACTTATCAGTGTGCAGTAATATGAACCCTAGGCCCATTACCTTGCAGAGTTCTTCAACAGCCTCTGAAAATGTTTCGGTAACAAAAAATTGCCCTTTACCTGACCAGGACAATAACTCAAAGAGTCCGTATTCCTGTCCAATCTGCTTCAAGAAACTTGCTAAAGACTATGTAAAAATTCATTTAAGTTTACATCAAGATAGGCCATACTCTTGTGAATTGTGTAAGAAGTCATATTTAACTCAGAGCCATTTGAATCGCCACATTCAAAAGTCCCACATGCCTAAAGAGAAGAATTTAGATGGGTCATCTATTGAAAATACAGAGAAATGGGGCATAGGTGTTGAAGTTTCTGAAAGTAAAAGGGATGAGTGTAATGTGCAAGTAGATGACAATGATGTATGCCCAAAAACTGATGTTAGTCTGGTTGGAAATGAACAAAAGGAGAATGTTAACTCAAGAACATTAGAGAAATCTAACCAGGATTTGGGTAGCACAGCTGTTGAAGGAAAAAATTCTCAGGCAGGGTCATTTCTCAGAAAAAGTTATCCAATGAATAATGTTCCTGAGAGATGCAGTGATGTAGATATAATAAATTCTTTAGACTTGGATGTTGTTGTTTTAGAAACAGATCGGACAAAGAATATGCACAATAGtagtaaaataagagaaaacaaggaaaaaggatTTGGGACATTACGACCAACCTCTGTTGCCCCTGTAGTAACTATAGATTGA